The genomic stretch CGCCAGATGGAGAGCCGGATCGCGCGGCTGGAGGAGGTCGAGGAGCCGCGCAAGGAGTGGCAGCTCGCCTTCACGATCGGCAGCGCGCCGCGCTCGAGCTCGGTCGTCTCGACGCTGAACGGCGCCCTCGCCCGCCGGGGCGCGTTCACGCTCGGGCCGGTGTCGCTCCAGGTCGACGCGGGCGACCGGATCGGCATCACCGGACCCAACGGCGCCGGCAAGTCGACGCTGCTCTCGCTCCTACTGGGCCGCGCCGAACCGGAGGCGGGCAGCGCCTCGCTCGGCGCGAGCGTGGCAATCGGCGAGATCGACCAGGCCCGCGGGATGCTCGCCGCCGATCTATCGCTCGCGGACGCGTTCGAGGCGCTGGTGCCCGAGTGGCCGACCGCCGAGGTCCGCACGCTGCTGGCGAAGTTCGGACTGAAGGCCGATCACGTCGGTCGCCGCGTCGGCGAGCTCTCGCCGGGCGAGCGCACGCGAGCGGCCCTCGCGCTGCTTCAGGCCCGCGGCACGAACCTCCTCGTGCTCGACGAGCCGACCAACCACCTCGACCTCGCCGCGATCGAGCAGCTCGAGGAAGCGCTCGAGGCCTACGAGGGCACCCTCCTGCTGGTCACCCACGACCGGCGGATGCTCGAGACGGTCCAGCTGACGCGCCACTGGCACGTCGAGGGGGGCGTCGTCACCGAGGCGTGAGCCCAGCGCTGCCTCAGGATGCCGCCGCGGAGGCGCGTCACTCGCCGGTGGCGCGCTCCGCCTCGCGCCAGCCGGCCTCCTTCTGCACGTACTCGTTGTCGGCGAACTCCGCGAAGTCGCTCTCGTCCGTGATCCGACGCACCTCGAGGCTATTGCCGGGCACCAGCGGGCAGCGCAGCGCCCACTCGCGCGCCTGCTCCTGTGACTCGACCCCGATGATCCAGAAGCCGTTGAACAGCGACTCCGTCGGGCCGTACGCCCCGTTGACGACGCTCGGCGGCTCGGACGAGAAGTCGACGACGAAGCCGGAGGTCTCCACGTCGTCCGCCAGGCCGTCGCCCGAGAGCAGCACGCCCGCCTCCATCATCGCCTCGTTGTACTGG from Rathayibacter rathayi encodes the following:
- a CDS encoding YciI family protein produces the protein MKYMLIMRATDAAKEAYASIPFDEIITRMGQYNEAMMEAGVLLSGDGLADDVETSGFVVDFSSEPPSVVNGAYGPTESLFNGFWIIGVESQEQAREWALRCPLVPGNSLEVRRITDESDFAEFADNEYVQKEAGWREAERATGE